In Kordia antarctica, the following proteins share a genomic window:
- a CDS encoding GLPGLI family protein: MKRILLWSLLLCTTSIFAQKFQGKAYYQSKTTMDMDFGGREMSEEQKKRIKERMKGFLEKVYILDFSQTASVYKEEEKIAAPGQSRGGFGSMMAGSFSQGTQYKDVQKGVIMESKEFFGKKFLIKDSLPKLEWKMEGETKQIGKYLCFKATALKKVDELDFSSMRPRRGRNDRDKTDEEKKQDSIKAAKDPLSQIDIPKEILVTAWYTLDIPINQGPGEYWGLPGLILEISAYKTTILCSKIVMNPGEKEVIEEPTKGKEVSRKEYNEIVKDKMKEMQEMYRGRGGRGGRGGRG; encoded by the coding sequence ATGAAACGTATTTTATTATGGAGCTTACTTTTATGCACGACTAGCATATTTGCTCAAAAATTTCAAGGAAAAGCGTACTACCAATCCAAAACTACGATGGACATGGATTTTGGTGGTAGAGAAATGTCAGAAGAACAGAAAAAAAGAATCAAAGAACGTATGAAAGGCTTTTTGGAAAAAGTATATATTCTTGATTTTAGTCAAACGGCATCTGTTTACAAAGAAGAAGAAAAAATTGCAGCTCCAGGACAAAGCAGAGGCGGATTTGGAAGTATGATGGCAGGAAGTTTTTCGCAAGGAACGCAATACAAAGATGTTCAAAAAGGTGTGATTATGGAATCGAAAGAATTCTTCGGAAAAAAATTCCTAATCAAAGATAGTTTGCCAAAGTTAGAATGGAAAATGGAAGGCGAAACCAAACAAATTGGTAAATACCTTTGTTTTAAAGCAACTGCGCTGAAAAAAGTTGATGAACTTGATTTTAGTAGTATGCGTCCAAGAAGAGGTAGAAATGATAGAGATAAAACTGATGAAGAAAAAAAGCAAGATTCTATCAAAGCGGCAAAAGATCCGTTGAGCCAAATAGACATTCCGAAAGAAATTTTAGTAACTGCTTGGTATACATTAGATATTCCAATTAATCAAGGTCCAGGCGAATATTGGGGATTACCAGGATTAATCTTAGAAATAAGTGCCTACAAAACGACGATTTTATGTTCTAAAATTGTGATGAATCCAGGAGAAAAAGAAGTAATTGAGGAGCCAACAAAAGGAAAAGAAGTTTCTCGAAAAGAATACAATGAAATTGTGAAAGATAAAATGAAAGAAATGCAGGAAATGTATCGAGGTCGCGGTGGTCGTGGTGGAAGAGGCGGACGAGGATAA
- a CDS encoding TonB-dependent receptor has protein sequence MKRIILVLLCLVAQTTLAQIEFEGVVKDSLNKPLELANVIALNKATNTLESYGITNNEGRFRLALKKNTTYAIKVSYIGLATIDDSLTTKEIDITKDFVMKADNDLDAVELTYEMPVTIKGDTIVYNADSFKNGSEKKLGDVLKKLPGVEVDDEGEIKVEGKTVTKVMVEGKEFFDGDSKLATKNIPADAIDKVEVLKNTNEVGQLRGLGNDQDTVMINIKLKEGKKNFWFGEITAGLGPEERYIANPRLFYYSPEYSVNIITDFNNIGAIPFTRRDYFKFSGGFRNTSRNTGTNFNVASSDIGFLTLRNNRAKGIDSKFGAANFSYSPTKTLDITGFAIYSGSRTEIQENSIRTYIDETTPDEITRTNTKQKSDLGLFKLSTNYKPNANNQLDYDFFAKVSKQSERQDFFSSLLGNIDENQKQNPYSISQNLNYYYTLNDKNIFAFEAQYLLQDEDPFYNARLAQSEQFRFTDLLDLNTSQSFLDIAQDKRIKTNKFDSRLDYWYVLNQKSNINITAGTTLSTQQFDGEIYQFLDSGSKLPLQAPQEDVINDVTYNFSDTYLGAHYKIKSGKFTFTPGITAHAYSTKNEQFGSEFKETFTRFLPDLNIRVQLKNSENINFRYQMQTDFTDVNSLAEGLVFNNYNSLYRGNRELENAVSHNLNLSYFSFNLFNYTNIFAFLNYNKRVDPIRNRSQFLTIPGANPGDPDVQSTNSVSSPFNSAFADETFSANGRFERTFGKLKASVGGNFSMSKFTQEINGNKSVNESFTQSYQTKLSTNFRDAPNVELGYNLTINEYDQGGNSNKFTTNSPYINVDAYFLKSFIFTADYSYNNYKNEERTINSYSFLKAELSYQKKDSKWEYTVSGRNLLNTKSLNQDNSSTFLTSTSEYFIQPRYVILSLKYNL, from the coding sequence ATGAAAAGAATAATACTTGTATTGCTATGTTTGGTAGCACAGACAACTCTTGCCCAAATTGAATTTGAAGGCGTTGTAAAAGATTCCTTAAATAAACCTTTGGAACTTGCCAATGTAATTGCGCTTAACAAAGCAACAAACACGTTAGAATCTTACGGAATTACCAATAATGAAGGGCGTTTTAGACTTGCGCTAAAAAAGAATACAACGTACGCAATCAAAGTGAGTTATATAGGTCTTGCCACGATTGATGATTCATTGACAACTAAAGAAATAGATATTACGAAAGATTTTGTAATGAAAGCTGACAATGACTTAGATGCTGTTGAGCTTACGTATGAAATGCCCGTAACCATAAAAGGAGATACAATTGTGTACAATGCCGATTCCTTTAAAAATGGTTCTGAAAAGAAGTTGGGCGATGTTCTGAAAAAACTACCTGGCGTTGAGGTTGATGATGAAGGAGAAATAAAAGTAGAAGGAAAAACCGTGACGAAAGTGATGGTAGAAGGAAAAGAGTTTTTTGATGGCGATAGCAAATTAGCTACCAAAAATATTCCTGCGGACGCGATTGATAAGGTTGAAGTTTTAAAAAATACGAACGAAGTAGGGCAACTTAGAGGTCTTGGAAACGATCAAGATACGGTGATGATTAACATTAAACTGAAAGAAGGAAAGAAAAACTTTTGGTTTGGTGAAATTACCGCAGGATTAGGTCCTGAAGAACGCTATATTGCCAATCCAAGACTGTTCTATTACAGTCCAGAATATAGTGTTAATATTATTACAGATTTCAACAATATTGGCGCAATTCCGTTTACACGCCGTGATTATTTTAAGTTTTCGGGCGGATTTAGAAATACATCTAGAAATACCGGAACTAACTTCAATGTAGCTTCTAGCGATATCGGATTTTTAACGTTGCGAAATAACAGAGCTAAAGGAATTGATTCTAAATTTGGAGCAGCTAACTTTAGTTATTCTCCAACAAAAACACTTGATATTACTGGTTTTGCCATCTATTCAGGTTCGAGAACAGAAATACAAGAAAACAGTATTCGTACTTATATTGACGAAACTACGCCAGATGAAATTACGCGTACAAATACAAAGCAAAAAAGTGACTTAGGATTGTTCAAACTAAGCACAAATTATAAGCCAAATGCGAACAATCAATTGGATTACGATTTCTTTGCAAAAGTTTCCAAACAAAGCGAACGGCAAGATTTCTTTTCTTCGTTATTAGGGAATATTGATGAAAATCAAAAACAGAATCCATACAGCATCAGTCAAAACTTAAACTATTATTATACGTTAAACGATAAAAATATTTTTGCTTTTGAAGCGCAGTATTTATTACAAGATGAAGATCCGTTTTACAACGCACGATTGGCGCAAAGTGAGCAATTTAGGTTCACAGATTTACTAGATTTAAACACGTCGCAATCGTTTTTAGACATTGCACAAGACAAACGTATAAAGACAAATAAATTTGATTCGCGATTGGATTATTGGTATGTGTTGAATCAGAAAAGTAATATCAATATTACCGCAGGAACAACCTTAAGTACGCAACAGTTTGATGGTGAAATTTATCAGTTTTTAGATAGTGGAAGTAAATTGCCATTACAAGCACCGCAAGAAGATGTGATAAATGATGTAACCTATAATTTTAGCGATACGTATTTAGGAGCGCATTACAAGATAAAATCTGGAAAATTCACGTTTACACCAGGAATTACAGCGCATGCGTACAGTACTAAAAATGAGCAATTTGGTTCAGAATTTAAAGAAACATTCACGCGTTTCTTACCAGATTTAAACATTAGAGTGCAACTAAAAAACTCTGAAAACATCAACTTCAGATACCAAATGCAAACAGATTTTACAGATGTAAATAGTTTGGCAGAAGGTTTAGTGTTTAACAATTATAACTCTTTATATAGAGGAAACAGAGAACTAGAAAATGCAGTATCGCACAATTTAAACTTGAGTTATTTTAGTTTTAATTTGTTTAATTATACAAACATATTTGCCTTTTTAAATTATAACAAACGTGTAGACCCAATTAGAAATCGTTCGCAATTCTTAACAATTCCAGGTGCGAATCCAGGTGATCCTGATGTGCAAAGTACAAACAGTGTTTCGTCTCCTTTTAATTCCGCTTTTGCAGATGAAACATTTTCGGCAAACGGACGATTTGAACGTACATTTGGAAAACTAAAAGCTTCGGTTGGCGGAAACTTCTCTATGTCAAAATTTACACAAGAAATTAATGGAAACAAAAGTGTTAACGAATCGTTTACGCAGTCGTATCAAACAAAATTAAGTACAAACTTTAGAGACGCTCCAAATGTTGAACTTGGGTATAATTTAACGATCAATGAATACGATCAAGGAGGAAATTCAAACAAGTTTACTACAAACAGTCCATATATAAATGTGGATGCGTATTTCTTAAAAAGCTTCATCTTTACAGCCGATTATTCGTATAATAATTATAAAAATGAAGAACGTACCATTAATAGTTACAGTTTCCTAAAAGCGGAATTGTCGTATCAAAAGAAAGATAGCAAATGGGAATATACCGTAAGCGGAAGAAACTTGCTAAATACAAAATCGTTGAACCAAGATAATTCAAGTACTTTCTTGACAAGTACAAGTGAATATTTCATTCAGCCGCGGTATGTTATTTTGAGTTTGAAGTATAATTTGTAA
- a CDS encoding peptidase associated/transthyretin-like domain-containing protein, whose translation MKNVNLLVFFLAILLFFSCKNDDENFENGITPTTVNPEIFLQNFGSTINRNFLGTVIDTNNNPIENVQITIGSSVVFTDANGVFSIENAAISERFGFVKAEKEGYIHGSRAVIPTEGTNKVTIMLLDETVTGTTQSGSQATISLPNGASVSLNGAYANEDGSPYNGSVNVILHHLDPTDENMPEQMPGMLLAANAQNEVRLLKTLGMIAVELRGTNGEDLNLAENSSAEIRIPVAPELLSEAPSTIPLWYFDEENGYWIEEGEAELIGNEYIGTVTHFTFWNCDVPFETTFLCVTVLDTNNQPVTNAVVKLITSNLNYAQSTTNGDGENCGLVPTNETLTLQVFNPCDTTSILYITTFDPLSAPTDITITIDIATISSENIVGNFVNCDGNIVTDGYVTLTYEGNTFIEPITNGTIDFNLLRCSSQNTFTLEGIDAVTLQSTGILNYSFTSPITSVGAIAACNSVTEFISYQVDNQPTIFYDENFTTGGNPNIPNSYGIRHQLNSGGTSEYIEIGLLGVTPGSYAIADGQAALQFFPDANGDQFNSNTAQNITIVYNLSSFGAIGEYIDINFSGTYTDTTGNHSITGIIHVLRDL comes from the coding sequence ATGAAAAATGTCAATTTACTAGTTTTTTTTCTTGCAATACTATTATTTTTTTCTTGCAAAAATGATGATGAAAACTTTGAAAATGGAATAACTCCAACGACTGTGAATCCCGAAATATTTCTACAAAATTTTGGAAGTACAATTAATCGCAATTTTTTAGGCACTGTTATCGATACAAATAATAATCCAATCGAAAATGTACAAATAACGATTGGAAGTAGTGTTGTTTTTACTGATGCAAACGGAGTTTTTAGCATAGAAAATGCTGCAATTTCAGAACGTTTTGGCTTCGTAAAAGCTGAGAAAGAAGGATACATTCACGGTTCAAGAGCTGTTATACCAACGGAAGGAACAAATAAAGTGACGATTATGTTGTTGGATGAAACCGTAACAGGAACCACTCAAAGCGGAAGTCAGGCTACAATAAGTTTACCAAATGGTGCTTCGGTAAGTTTGAATGGCGCGTATGCAAACGAAGATGGTTCTCCGTACAACGGAAGCGTGAATGTAATTCTTCATCACTTAGATCCAACAGACGAAAATATGCCCGAACAAATGCCCGGAATGTTACTCGCTGCCAATGCACAAAACGAAGTGCGCTTGCTAAAAACATTAGGAATGATTGCCGTAGAATTGCGTGGAACAAATGGCGAAGATTTGAATCTTGCCGAAAACTCTTCTGCGGAAATTCGAATTCCTGTAGCTCCTGAATTACTTTCAGAAGCGCCAAGTACAATTCCACTTTGGTATTTTGATGAAGAAAACGGCTATTGGATTGAAGAAGGCGAAGCAGAACTTATCGGAAACGAATATATAGGAACTGTGACACATTTTACTTTTTGGAATTGTGACGTTCCGTTTGAAACAACTTTTTTATGTGTAACTGTTTTAGATACCAACAACCAACCTGTCACAAATGCGGTTGTAAAATTAATTACTTCAAATTTAAATTATGCGCAAAGTACCACTAACGGAGATGGCGAAAATTGCGGACTTGTTCCTACGAATGAAACACTAACATTACAAGTATTTAATCCATGTGATACTACTTCTATTCTTTACATAACTACCTTTGATCCGCTTTCAGCGCCTACCGACATTACAATTACCATTGATATAGCTACTATTTCTTCGGAAAATATTGTTGGTAATTTTGTTAATTGCGACGGAAATATTGTTACAGATGGTTATGTAACACTGACGTATGAAGGCAATACTTTTATTGAACCAATCACAAATGGAACTATTGATTTTAATCTGTTAAGATGTTCCTCACAAAATACGTTTACACTTGAAGGAATTGATGCTGTAACGCTTCAATCTACAGGAATTTTAAATTATAGTTTTACAAGTCCAATAACAAGTGTTGGTGCTATTGCAGCGTGTAATTCTGTTACGGAGTTTATTAGTTATCAAGTGGACAATCAACCAACGATATTTTACGATGAAAATTTTACAACAGGCGGTAATCCAAATATTCCAAATTCTTATGGCATTAGACATCAACTAAATTCCGGAGGTACTTCAGAATATATAGAAATAGGATTGTTGGGCGTAACGCCAGGAAGTTATGCAATTGCAGATGGACAAGCCGCACTTCAATTTTTCCCAGATGCCAACGGAGATCAGTTTAACTCAAATACAGCACAAAATATAACGATTGTTTACAATCTATCAAGTTTTGGCGCAATCGGCGAATATATTGATATCAACTTTTCAGGAACATACACAGATACTACAGGAAATCACTCAATTACAGGAATTATACATGTATTGAGAGACCTTTAA
- a CDS encoding sensor histidine kinase — MGESETTITLQIIIIGMIMLFVLALAVILFFIIYQKRLLAQQKKHQEIAAEYQRELLGVAIESQEKERTRIGKELHDDVGALLTTTKLYLSQVSPELSAEELTKTTEKMRSLFDAMIQGVRNISQDLRPVILEKLGLIEAVENLVQTVNDVGTINATFNDFSTSAIAKADELNVYRIMQELINNTLKHAMASNISIAFSNEGTALKITYKDDGIGLQQEYLNQKGIGLRNIESRLSVLAGTIHFNAQKTGMKAIIKIPI; from the coding sequence ATGGGTGAATCCGAAACAACCATAACATTACAAATTATTATTATTGGAATGATCATGCTTTTTGTATTGGCATTAGCAGTCATTTTATTTTTTATTATCTATCAGAAACGACTCTTGGCGCAACAAAAAAAGCATCAAGAAATTGCAGCAGAATATCAACGAGAATTATTGGGAGTTGCTATTGAAAGTCAGGAAAAAGAACGCACCCGAATTGGCAAAGAATTACATGACGATGTTGGCGCTTTATTAACGACAACGAAATTATATTTAAGTCAAGTTTCTCCTGAACTCTCTGCGGAAGAATTAACCAAAACTACCGAAAAAATGCGTTCACTTTTTGATGCAATGATTCAAGGAGTTCGGAATATTTCTCAAGATTTACGACCTGTAATTTTAGAGAAATTAGGATTGATAGAAGCGGTAGAAAATTTAGTGCAAACGGTAAATGATGTTGGTACAATAAACGCTACTTTCAATGATTTTTCCACGAGTGCTATCGCGAAAGCGGACGAATTAAATGTATACAGAATTATGCAGGAATTGATTAATAATACGTTAAAACATGCAATGGCATCCAACATTTCAATTGCGTTCAGCAACGAAGGAACCGCATTAAAAATTACCTATAAAGATGATGGAATCGGATTACAGCAAGAATACTTAAACCAAAAAGGAATTGGACTCAGAAACATAGAAAGTAGATTATCAGTTTTGGCTGGAACAATACATTTCAATGCGCAAAAAACGGGCATGAAAGCAATTATAAAAATACCGATCTAA
- a CDS encoding response regulator transcription factor yields the protein MTKKTIQLGLVDDHNLFREGIKSLLDKIEEVTLVLEAVNGKDMFTKLNNVVPDVILLDLEMEEMNGVDATLKLQELFPEVKILILTMHKEERMISYLMEIGANGYLLKDTTREELEKAIKTVYKSGFYFNEFVSQALLKGLKNKSGRPLKIGKDYHLTARELEVLELIAQEFTTAEMAEKLFLSARTIEGHRKNLISKLGVKNTAGLLIKAIKEKLIVV from the coding sequence ATGACGAAAAAAACCATACAATTAGGCTTAGTAGACGACCACAATTTATTCCGAGAAGGCATCAAATCATTGCTCGATAAAATTGAAGAAGTTACGTTAGTATTGGAAGCTGTAAACGGAAAAGATATGTTTACAAAGTTGAATAATGTTGTGCCAGACGTAATTTTGTTAGACTTAGAAATGGAGGAAATGAATGGCGTTGACGCAACGTTGAAACTGCAAGAATTATTTCCAGAAGTGAAAATTTTAATCCTAACCATGCATAAAGAAGAACGCATGATTTCCTACTTAATGGAAATTGGCGCGAATGGTTATTTGTTAAAAGATACAACACGAGAAGAACTAGAAAAAGCGATTAAAACGGTTTATAAAAGCGGGTTTTACTTCAACGAATTTGTCTCGCAAGCATTGCTAAAAGGATTGAAAAACAAATCGGGCAGACCTTTAAAAATCGGCAAAGATTATCATTTAACGGCGCGTGAATTAGAAGTCTTAGAATTGATTGCACAAGAATTCACAACCGCCGAAATGGCAGAAAAATTATTTCTCAGCGCACGAACTATTGAAGGTCATCGTAAAAACTTAATTAGCAAATTAGGCGTAAAAAATACCGCAGGTTTATTGATAAAAGCGATCAAAGAAAAGCTGATTGTGGTTTGA
- a CDS encoding paraquat-inducible protein A, whose product MKNFNIKNIIVIVLLIIISISAVITYRIEIEKRILQADVIELSDIKYGMFNVDVWMEQFSKILTKKVEELNLVGEDREDAARKIRSFLYETINEFEANYKAENKRNAFLGISLKNAGSNFFKIFESLKVQVPEITEGILDFLNDEENRESIKKYILTQLNDYKESTFQKIDYTLFNDILSKYNATDATATKPIILKEIERINNRLTAVNFILLLAFISLLISMFLIKGHSRITITAYVIAALHLLILGIYLPMIAIDARISSMEFQLMGEPISFYNQVLYFRSKSIIEVSQTMLIQEKVKIMIVGFLVLLFSVIFPVAKLISSLLLVFKRKLQQNKIIQFLVFKSGKWSMADVMVVAIFMSYIGFAGIITSQLNQLENITYSIKILTTNESELQYGFYFFLGFVIMSLFISQTIQKLFEEKTKD is encoded by the coding sequence GTGAAAAATTTTAATATCAAAAATATCATAGTAATAGTCTTGTTGATTATAATCAGTATTTCAGCTGTGATTACGTATAGGATTGAAATCGAAAAAAGAATATTACAAGCAGATGTTATAGAACTTTCCGATATTAAATACGGCATGTTTAATGTGGATGTTTGGATGGAACAATTTTCTAAAATTCTAACGAAAAAAGTAGAAGAATTGAATCTTGTTGGAGAAGACCGAGAAGATGCGGCACGAAAAATTCGATCGTTTTTGTATGAAACCATCAACGAATTTGAAGCCAATTATAAAGCAGAAAATAAAAGAAACGCATTTTTAGGTATTTCTTTGAAAAATGCAGGTTCCAACTTTTTTAAGATTTTTGAAAGTCTAAAAGTACAAGTTCCCGAAATTACAGAAGGTATTCTTGATTTTCTAAACGACGAAGAAAATCGGGAAAGCATCAAAAAATACATTCTGACACAATTAAATGATTATAAGGAATCTACTTTTCAAAAGATTGATTATACGCTGTTTAATGATATTCTATCGAAATATAATGCCACCGATGCGACAGCCACAAAACCAATTATTCTTAAAGAAATAGAACGAATTAATAATAGATTAACTGCTGTAAATTTCATCCTACTACTTGCTTTTATATCTTTATTAATAAGTATGTTTTTAATAAAAGGACATTCAAGAATTACCATTACTGCATATGTAATTGCGGCGCTGCATTTGTTGATTTTGGGTATTTATCTTCCAATGATTGCCATTGATGCACGAATTTCTTCCATGGAATTTCAACTAATGGGCGAACCAATTTCCTTTTACAATCAAGTATTATATTTCCGAAGTAAAAGTATTATTGAAGTCTCACAAACCATGTTGATCCAAGAGAAAGTGAAAATCATGATTGTTGGATTTTTAGTATTACTTTTTAGCGTTATTTTCCCTGTGGCGAAATTAATTTCAAGTCTATTATTAGTCTTTAAAAGAAAGTTGCAGCAGAATAAAATTATTCAATTTTTAGTGTTTAAAAGTGGGAAATGGTCGATGGCAGATGTTATGGTTGTGGCAATTTTTATGTCGTATATTGGCTTTGCAGGAATCATTACAAGTCAGTTGAATCAGTTAGAAAATATAACGTATAGTATTAAAATACTGACGACTAACGAATCTGAATTGCAATATGGATTTTACTTTTTTCTCGGTTTTGTAATTATGAGTCTTTTTATTTCACAGACGATTCAGAAGTTGTTTGAGGAAAAGACAAAAGATTAG
- a CDS encoding Gfo/Idh/MocA family protein has translation MPKKIHWGIIGLGKIANKFAADLQLADNTLLQGVASRSLEKATAFAGKYNSISAYDSYEKLANDPKIDVIYIATPHTFHFENTMLCLRNGKAVLCEKPMGINSTEVKAMIEEAKSRKLFLMEAIWTRFMPAIEKMISLLHEKTIGDIIQVRADFGFKAELNLESRLFNKNLGGGSLLDIGIYPIFLSLLVLGIPSDIKAMARMTETDVDSFCALLFDYESNAKAVLESTFEVNTPTEAFIHGTKGTIKLHRRFHQSNTITLFKDDSETVFELPYVGNGYFHEIEEVNNCLRNRVNESSKLPLDLSLNLATLLTKVQTKIGLQY, from the coding sequence ATGCCAAAAAAAATACATTGGGGAATTATAGGTTTGGGGAAAATAGCAAACAAGTTTGCTGCCGATTTACAACTTGCTGACAATACACTTCTTCAAGGAGTTGCTTCTCGAAGTTTGGAAAAAGCAACCGCTTTCGCTGGAAAATATAATTCAATATCTGCTTACGATTCCTATGAAAAACTCGCAAATGATCCTAAAATTGATGTAATTTATATTGCAACACCACATACATTTCATTTTGAAAACACAATGCTTTGCTTGCGAAACGGAAAAGCTGTTTTATGTGAAAAACCTATGGGAATTAATTCCACGGAAGTGAAAGCCATGATTGAAGAAGCGAAATCACGAAAATTGTTTTTAATGGAAGCCATTTGGACACGATTTATGCCAGCAATTGAAAAAATGATTTCACTTCTCCATGAAAAAACTATTGGCGATATTATTCAAGTGCGTGCCGATTTTGGCTTTAAAGCCGAACTAAATCTCGAAAGTAGATTATTCAATAAAAACTTGGGCGGCGGTTCGTTATTAGATATTGGCATTTACCCAATTTTTTTAAGTTTATTAGTTTTAGGAATTCCTTCAGATATTAAAGCAATGGCACGAATGACAGAAACGGATGTTGATAGTTTTTGCGCATTATTATTCGATTATGAAAGCAACGCAAAAGCGGTTTTGGAATCTACATTTGAAGTAAATACGCCAACGGAAGCCTTTATTCATGGAACAAAAGGTACTATAAAATTACATCGAAGATTTCATCAATCCAATACAATTACTCTTTTTAAAGATGACTCAGAAACTGTGTTTGAACTTCCATATGTTGGAAATGGATATTTTCACGAAATTGAAGAAGTGAACAATTGTTTACGCAATAGAGTTAATGAAAGTTCAAAATTACCATTAGATTTGAGCCTTAATTTAGCTACTTTATTAACAAAGGTGCAAACTAAAATTGGTTTACAATACTAA
- the metK gene encoding methionine adenosyltransferase yields MSYFFTSESVSEGHPDKVADQISDALIDNFLAFDPESKVACETLVTTGQVILAGEVKSNTYLDVQKIAREVINKIGYTKSEYMFDGSSCGVLSAIHEQSDDINRGVDRETKEEQGAGDQGMMFGYATKETSNLMPLALDLSHLMLIELAALRRENKEINYLRPDAKSQVTIEYDDDNVPSRVEAIVISTQHDDFDEDEVMLAKIRKDIVDILIPRVKSKLTPKIQALFGNDIKYHINPTGKFVIGGPHGDTGLTGRKIIVDTYGGKGAHGGGAFSGKDPSKVDRSAAYATRHAAKNLVAAGVADEILVQVSYAIGVVEPMGIFVDTYRTAKVNMTDGEIAKIVAKVFDMRPASIERRLKLRTPMYSETAAYGHMGRKNETVSKTFTTPYGESKTLDVELFTWEKLDYVDKVKTAFGL; encoded by the coding sequence ATGTCATATTTTTTTACCTCTGAATCCGTTTCAGAAGGACATCCAGACAAAGTAGCAGATCAAATTTCTGATGCTTTAATTGATAATTTTTTAGCATTCGATCCAGAATCAAAAGTGGCTTGTGAAACGTTGGTAACAACTGGTCAAGTAATCTTAGCTGGCGAAGTAAAATCGAACACGTATTTAGACGTACAAAAGATTGCTAGAGAAGTAATTAATAAAATTGGTTACACGAAAAGTGAATATATGTTTGACGGAAGTTCTTGCGGAGTTTTATCTGCAATTCATGAACAATCTGACGATATTAATAGAGGTGTTGATAGAGAAACAAAAGAAGAGCAAGGTGCCGGAGATCAAGGAATGATGTTTGGCTATGCTACGAAAGAGACTTCAAACTTAATGCCTTTAGCCTTAGATTTATCACATTTAATGTTGATTGAATTGGCTGCTTTGCGAAGAGAAAACAAGGAAATCAACTACTTACGTCCAGATGCGAAAAGTCAGGTAACAATTGAGTATGATGATGACAATGTACCTTCACGCGTGGAAGCAATTGTAATTTCTACACAACATGATGATTTTGATGAAGATGAAGTAATGTTAGCGAAGATTCGTAAGGATATCGTTGATATTTTAATTCCAAGAGTGAAATCAAAATTAACTCCAAAAATTCAAGCGTTATTTGGGAATGATATTAAGTATCACATCAATCCAACTGGAAAATTCGTAATCGGTGGACCACACGGAGATACAGGACTGACAGGAAGAAAAATTATCGTAGATACATACGGAGGAAAAGGTGCTCACGGTGGTGGCGCTTTTTCAGGAAAAGATCCAAGTAAAGTAGATAGAAGTGCTGCATATGCAACTCGCCATGCAGCGAAAAATTTAGTTGCGGCTGGCGTTGCTGACGAGATTTTAGTACAAGTTTCGTATGCAATTGGCGTAGTAGAACCTATGGGAATTTTTGTTGATACGTACAGAACGGCAAAAGTAAATATGACTGACGGAGAGATTGCAAAGATCGTTGCCAAAGTATTTGACATGCGTCCTGCGTCAATTGAACGTCGTTTAAAGTTACGCACACCAATGTATAGTGAAACTGCTGCTTACGGACATATGGGACGTAAAAATGAAACTGTTTCTAAAACCTTCACAACTCCTTATGGAGAAAGTAAAACTTTAGATGTTGAGTTGTTTACTTGGGAAAAATTAGATTATGTTGATAAAGTTAAAACTGCTTTTGGATTGTAA